The Electrophorus electricus isolate fEleEle1 chromosome 19, fEleEle1.pri, whole genome shotgun sequence genome has a segment encoding these proteins:
- the sdcbp gene encoding syntenin-1: MSLYPSLEDMKVDKFIQAHNTPTASPSKALALPEPEQGQPSHAVYECLLEETGASGRLYPELSEFMGLNLNIDTLKTLSTTVPEPTSGGVSVVSRSSNWAAAPITGGDLGVKKAEIRQGVREVVLCKDMDGKIGLRLKAVDNGVFVQLVQANTAAALAGLRFGDQILQINGESCAGWTSDRAHKVLKIASPERITLAVRDRPLERTITLHKDMNGQLGFILKKGRISSIVKDSSAARNGLLTDHQICEINGQNVIGLKDSQVLDILSSSGNVVTVTVMPVVIFEHMMKRMSNSIVKSLMDHSIPEV, from the exons ATGTCACTGTATCCATCTTTAGAAGACATGAAGGTGGATAAATTCATCCAG GCACATAACACTCCTACTGCTAGCCCATCTAAAGCACTGGCACTGCCAGAACCAGAGCAGGGTCAGCCTAGCCACGCTGTCTATGAGTGTCTATTGGAGGAGACAG GTGCCTCTGGGAGGTTGTACCCTGAGCTAAGTGAATTTATGGGCCTGAATCTCAATATAGACACTCTGAAAACCCTGTCCACTACAGTCCCTGAACCAACTAGTGGA GGTGTTAGTGTGGTCTCGCGCAGCTCAAACTGGGCAGCTGCCCCCATAACGGGTGGCGACCTGGGCGTGAAGAAGGCAGAGATTCGGCAGGGCGTCAGGGAGGTGGTGCTCTGCAAAGACATGGACGGCAAGATCGGCCTCCGCCTCAAAGCCGTAGATAAC GGCGTGTTTGTGCAGCTGGTGCAGGCCAACACTGCAGCTGCCCTGGCAGGTCTTCGGTTTGGCGATCAGATCCTGCAGATCAACGGGGAGTCATGCGCTGGGTGGACAAGTGACCGTGCACACAAGGTGCTGAAAATCGCCAGCCCTGAGAGAATCACGCTCGCTGTACGAGACAG ACCACTGGAACGCACCATCACCCTCCACAAGGACATGAACGGTCAGCTGGGTTTCATCTTGAAGAAGGGCAGGATCAGCTCCATAGTGAAGGACAGCTCTGCAGCTCGCAATGGACTCCTCACTGACCACCAGATCTGTGAGATCAATGGGCAGAATGTTATTGGGCTAAAG GATTCTCAAGTATTAGACATCCTCAGTTCTAGCGGGAATGttgtgactgtgactgtgatgCCAGTGGTCATTTTTGAGCACATGATGAAAAG GATGTCCAACAGCATTGTGAAGTCTCTAATGGATCACTCCATTCCTGAGGTGTGA
- the LOC113579320 gene encoding cytochrome P450 7A1 yields MALWILSLLVFGLPFLLLRICGESRKRQLKEPPLVMGWLPFFGVMLDYIKDPLGFLQATQRQHGDIFTCKIAGKYFTFVTDPFSFSAIMRQGKNLDFQKFAMHFSQRVFGHADFSGPLLSESYREIHALFQQTLQGPPLQQLTEVMLGNLQAVLGRSLPSGGRWKEEGLQSFTNRIMFEAGYLTLFGKEERLLPVERAAQVAATCMMKAERDFMVFDRAFPVLAGGVPIALCMRAWRAREALTEELVQSKLYQRLCISDLIQRRMDAFNRMHLDETGTARTHVCMLWASQANTLPAAFWSLYYTLRHPEALTAACAEVDRVLKESNQSSYDHDQPISFSKEQLESMTVLDSIIKEALRLSSASMMIRVASDNFAFTLDSGQTAVIRKGDYIALYPQLIHLDPEIYPNPTEFKYDRFLDEAGHVRTEFFKGGRLLKHCLIPFGSGASKCPGRYFAMNEIKQFLLLVLCRCELHLVDSAAVPVPDSTRAGLGILPPSCDVPIQYRARAAWRGEGRAGAH; encoded by the exons ATGGCTTTATGGATTCTTAGCCTTCTTGTATTCGGACTTCCGTTCTTGTTGTTGAGGATATGCGGGGAATCGAGGAAAAG ACAGCTAAAAGAGCCCCCGTTAGTGATGGGATGGCTGCCATTTTTTGGCGTGATGCTGGACTACATTAAAGACCCTCTGGGCTTCCTGCAGGCCACCCAGCGACAACATGGAGACATCTTCACATGTAAGATTGCGGGGAAGTACTTCACCTTTGTCACAGACCCCTTCTCCTTCTCGGCGATCATGCGTCAGGGCAAGAACCTGGACTTTCAAAAATTTGCCATGCATTTCTCTCAGCGG GTTTTTGGCCATGCTGACTTTAGTGGCCCACTGCTCAGCGAAAGCTATAGAGAGATCCACGCTCTCTTCCAGCAGACATTACAGGGACCACCACTCCAGCAGCTCACCGAAGTCATGCTTGGCAACCTCCAGGCCGTTTTAGGACGGAGCCTCCCAAGCGGGGGTCGCTGGAAGGAGGAAGGGCTACAGAGCTTCACCAACCGCATCATGTTTGAGGCCGGCTATCTCACGCTGTTCGGCAAGGAGGAGAGGCTCCTGCCAGTCGAGAGGGCAGCGCAAGTTGCAGCCACGTGCATGATGAAGGCAGAGAGGGATTTCATGGTGTTCGACCGGGCATTCCCTGTGCTGGCGGGGGGTGTGCCCATCGcactgtgcatgcgtgcatggcGTGCCAGGGAGGCGCTGACGGAGGAGCTAGTGCAAAGCAAGCTCTACCAAAGGCTGTGCATCTCAGATCTGATCCAGCGTCGCATGGACGCCTTTAATCGCATGCACCTGGATGAGACGGGGAcggcgcgcacacacgtatgcatgcttTGGGCATCACAGGCCAATACACTGCCTGCTGCCTTTTGGAGCCTCTACTATACACTGAG ACATCCCGAAGCTCTCACTGCAGCTTGTGCTGAGGTTGACAGGGTCTTGAAGGAGTCGAACCAGTCATCATATGATCATGACCAGCCAATCAGCTTTTCTAAAGAGCAGCTGGAGTCCATGACTGTGCTAG ACAGTATTATCAAGGAAGCTCTGCGTCTGTCGAGTGCTTCCATGATGATTCGAGTTGCAAGTGATAACTTTGCTTTCACACTGGACTCAGGACAGACTGCAGTTATTAGGAAGGGAGATTACATCGCTCTCTACCCCCAGCTCATACACCTGGACCCTGAGATCTACCCCAACCCCACG GAATTCAAGTACGACCGCTTCCTGGATGAGGCGGGTCACGTACGCACAGAATTCTTCAAGGGCGGCCGGCTGCTGAAGCACTGCCTCATACCGTTCGGCTCTGGCGCCAGCAAGTGTCCCGGCCGCTACTTCGCCATGAACGAGATCAAGCAATTCCTGCTGCTGGTACTGTGCCGCTGCGAGCTGCACCTGGTCGACTCGGCTGCAGTGCCCGTGCCAGACTCCACCCGCGCCGGCCTGGGTATCCTGCCACCGTCGTGCGACGTCCCAATCCAATACCGAGCCAGAGCAGCGTGGCGAGGTGAAGGGAGAGCTGGCGCTCACTGA